The following proteins come from a genomic window of Shewanella halifaxensis HAW-EB4:
- a CDS encoding ABC transporter substrate-binding protein → MKQLLKRIKLITGISAINLLLTACGPQQVPAGLVYCSEGNPETFNPQLVTSGTTIDATSQQIYDSLVDYDPVSGEIVPALATSWETSEDGLSYHFKLRSGVKFHHTAWFTPTREFNADDVLFSFNRIIDNDNPYHQVSKSGYPFFQSIGFNQAVTNIEKVADDEVIFHLDQSDASFLANLATGFSVILSKEYADKLLVEGTPERLDRQPVGTGPFKLVKYVKNEFIRYHRNDNFWRTLPEFEQLVYNITPQSSARLTKLITGDCSVSALPKAGELPVIKQHPNLELDTQPGFNVAFWAFNTQKKPFNDVRVRQALAYAVDKHSILRAVYQETAIKATGMLPPQSWAYHYNKSTYQYNPEKARTLLKEAGITNLSIDIWAMPVARIYNPNALKTAELIQADLANIGVNVNIVTYDWSVFNQKLNRKDYDSVLIGWNADNSDPDNFFSPIMSCASLTSSSNRAHWCNLEMDRILAKARATTSEPKRKALYQQAEALFAEHIPMMTFAHATQLTFKSKNVKQTQLTPFGGISFERAKIITPEGDL, encoded by the coding sequence GCTAAAGAGAATAAAGTTGATCACTGGGATCTCTGCGATTAACTTGTTACTCACCGCCTGTGGGCCACAGCAAGTTCCCGCGGGTTTAGTCTACTGCTCGGAAGGCAACCCTGAGACCTTTAATCCTCAGTTAGTGACCTCTGGGACCACTATCGATGCCACTTCACAACAGATCTATGACAGTTTGGTCGATTATGATCCCGTCTCCGGTGAAATCGTGCCAGCGCTTGCCACCTCTTGGGAAACCTCAGAGGATGGCTTAAGCTATCACTTTAAGTTACGCTCAGGAGTAAAGTTCCATCATACCGCTTGGTTTACACCAACACGCGAATTTAACGCAGATGATGTATTATTTTCTTTTAATCGGATCATCGATAACGATAACCCGTACCATCAAGTATCAAAAAGTGGCTACCCTTTCTTTCAGAGTATCGGTTTTAATCAAGCCGTCACCAATATAGAAAAAGTTGCCGATGATGAAGTCATTTTTCACTTAGATCAAAGCGATGCATCATTTCTCGCTAATTTAGCAACCGGGTTCTCGGTCATTTTATCGAAAGAGTATGCCGATAAACTACTGGTTGAAGGCACTCCGGAACGACTCGATAGACAGCCAGTCGGTACCGGCCCGTTTAAACTGGTCAAGTATGTCAAAAATGAATTTATTCGTTACCACCGCAATGACAATTTCTGGCGCACTTTGCCTGAATTTGAACAGCTTGTTTATAATATCACGCCACAAAGTAGTGCCAGACTCACTAAGTTGATCACTGGTGATTGCAGCGTCTCCGCGCTGCCAAAGGCTGGCGAGCTCCCCGTGATTAAGCAACACCCTAACCTTGAGCTTGATACTCAACCTGGTTTCAATGTCGCATTCTGGGCCTTCAACACACAAAAGAAACCTTTTAATGATGTTCGGGTACGTCAAGCATTAGCCTACGCAGTCGATAAACACAGCATCCTAAGAGCGGTGTACCAAGAAACGGCAATAAAGGCGACGGGTATGTTGCCACCACAGTCTTGGGCTTACCATTACAATAAGAGTACTTATCAATATAACCCAGAAAAGGCACGCACCTTATTGAAGGAGGCCGGAATAACCAATTTAAGTATAGATATTTGGGCTATGCCTGTGGCGCGTATTTATAATCCCAATGCACTTAAAACGGCCGAATTAATCCAGGCAGATTTAGCCAATATTGGTGTGAATGTGAATATTGTCACCTATGATTGGAGCGTGTTTAACCAAAAGCTTAATCGAAAAGACTACGACTCTGTATTGATTGGTTGGAATGCCGATAATAGCGATCCAGACAATTTCTTCTCACCGATTATGAGTTGTGCTTCCCTCACTTCCTCGAGTAACCGTGCACATTGGTGCAATCTAGAGATGGATCGCATCTTGGCAAAAGCAAGAGCGACAACCTCAGAGCCCAAACGAAAAGCGCTTTATCAACAAGCTGAAGCGTTATTTGCAGAGCACATCCCTATGATGACCTTTGCCCATGCAACACAATTGACTTTTAAGAGTAAAAACGTCAAACAAACACAGCTTACCCCTTTTGGCGGGATCTCATTTGAACGAGCCAAAATTATTACGCCTGAGGGAGACTTATAA
- a CDS encoding ABC transporter permease: MGRYLLRRLNLFFATTLVLVGVLFVTTEHFPVNKAFALTGIVAPTAEQLQQTEETYQLNGNQLEQFIAYAQTRLSGDLGLSITSQRPVIEELTQALPASFELAFIAALIATLLGVPLGVLASLSKNKVTQHSIMAITLTGYSIPVFWLGLTLSLWFGVQLEWLPVSGRMNLLYAIEPITGLMLVDTLLSDSIYRLSAFQDALFHLILPSITLAVLPFTVVVRITRSAMLNIMEQPYIKAAEARGLHTGTIVLRHALPNALIPVLKNLGLMLGTFASYAMIVEVIFSWPGVGSWLVSGIYQRDYTVIQGGVLGVALIIIFLSILIEVLHNAYNPLSRKELYAAN; this comes from the coding sequence ATGGGTCGATATCTTTTACGCAGATTAAACCTATTTTTTGCCACAACTCTTGTATTAGTTGGCGTTTTGTTTGTAACAACAGAACATTTCCCAGTTAATAAAGCTTTTGCCTTAACAGGAATTGTAGCCCCAACTGCTGAGCAATTGCAGCAAACAGAGGAAACCTATCAGCTAAATGGTAATCAACTAGAACAGTTTATTGCCTATGCACAGACGCGTTTAAGTGGTGATTTAGGTTTATCTATCACTTCTCAACGTCCGGTTATTGAAGAGTTAACTCAAGCACTGCCAGCTTCATTCGAGCTGGCTTTCATCGCAGCTCTAATCGCGACTCTACTTGGCGTACCTTTAGGAGTGCTAGCCTCGTTAAGCAAAAATAAAGTCACCCAACACAGCATTATGGCGATCACCCTAACGGGATACTCAATTCCCGTATTTTGGTTGGGGTTGACTCTGTCATTATGGTTTGGTGTCCAGCTTGAGTGGCTACCTGTCTCAGGACGTATGAACCTTTTATATGCAATCGAGCCCATAACCGGATTGATGTTGGTAGACACCCTGCTCTCAGACTCTATTTATCGCCTTTCGGCGTTTCAAGATGCACTGTTTCATCTCATATTACCGTCGATAACATTAGCGGTACTGCCTTTTACTGTGGTTGTACGGATCACCCGTTCTGCAATGCTAAACATCATGGAGCAACCTTACATAAAAGCTGCTGAAGCCCGTGGTTTGCACACTGGAACAATAGTTTTACGACATGCACTGCCAAACGCACTCATTCCTGTTTTAAAGAACTTGGGACTAATGTTAGGTACTTTTGCAAGTTACGCCATGATAGTTGAAGTCATTTTTTCATGGCCGGGTGTTGGCAGTTGGTTGGTATCAGGTATTTATCAGCGTGATTACACGGTTATCCAAGGTGGCGTGTTAGGCGTCGCCCTTATCATCATCTTTTTAAGTATTTTAATTGAAGTACTTCATAACGCTTATAATCCGCTAAGCAGGAAAGAGCTCTATGCCGCGAATTAG
- a CDS encoding ABC transporter permease subunit produces the protein MPRIRIYQEDHIPSPMQKVWQAFADNPFALMGLWAVCCLLTLAVFGPWIAPFSPEQQDPLALLLPPSWDASGTVEHFLGTDDLGRDIFSRLLHGAHLTFGMALGIVLASLVVGFIIGSISGMMKGLKSSILSHLLDALLSIPSLLLAILVVAVMGPGLENVFWAVGIALTPQFVRAIHQAVHEELQKDYVTAAKLDGANSVQVFWYVIMPNVWETVIIQTTLAISAAILDIAALGFLNLGAQAPSPEWGAMVSQGLDNLLTAPWTVTIPGVAILCSVLAINLVGDGLRSALSPIRN, from the coding sequence ATGCCGCGAATTAGAATTTATCAAGAAGACCACATCCCTTCACCGATGCAAAAGGTGTGGCAAGCATTTGCCGATAATCCCTTTGCATTAATGGGGCTTTGGGCTGTGTGTTGTTTACTCACATTAGCCGTATTTGGTCCTTGGATTGCCCCCTTTTCACCCGAACAGCAAGACCCGTTAGCGCTACTGTTACCGCCATCTTGGGATGCTAGCGGTACGGTTGAACACTTCCTTGGCACCGATGATTTAGGCAGAGATATCTTCAGTCGTCTGCTCCATGGCGCTCACCTTACTTTTGGCATGGCACTAGGTATTGTACTGGCCTCGTTAGTGGTCGGTTTTATCATCGGCTCGATTTCCGGCATGATGAAGGGCCTTAAGTCGTCGATATTGAGTCACTTACTGGACGCTTTATTATCGATCCCATCACTACTGTTAGCCATTTTGGTTGTCGCCGTCATGGGGCCAGGCCTAGAAAACGTATTTTGGGCGGTGGGTATCGCCTTAACCCCGCAGTTTGTCAGAGCCATCCATCAAGCTGTGCACGAAGAGCTGCAAAAAGATTACGTCACGGCAGCCAAATTAGACGGAGCAAACTCCGTGCAAGTTTTTTGGTATGTCATTATGCCCAACGTATGGGAAACCGTGATTATTCAAACTACGTTAGCGATTTCTGCTGCAATTTTGGACATCGCTGCACTAGGATTCTTAAATCTTGGTGCACAAGCACCGAGTCCAGAATGGGGCGCTATGGTGTCTCAAGGATTAGATAACTTATTGACTGCCCCCTGGACTGTAACGATCCCCGGCGTTGCGATTTTATGTAGCGTTCTTGCTATTAACTTAGTCGGTGATGGTCTGAGATCGGCGTTATCGCCCATCAGAAATTAA